Below is a window of Anaerolineales bacterium DNA.
ACTAGAAATTTAAATCAAAGGATTGGTTAAAGATAAACCCAGGATACATAGATCATTTGCTACAGAGATTAAGGCAGGCGGGCTTCGGGAAGGATGGGTTCGAACAGCTCGACCGGATTTCCGGATGGATCTTCCAGCAGAACCTGCTTACCACCCGTGCCAATCACGATGTCACCGCGGAAGCGCACTCCTTTTTCGCGCAAATTCTCAACCAGTGCTGCCAGGTCATTGACCTCGATCGAGAAGCGGTTCCAGCCACCTGGTGCCTGTTGCGTGCCATCGGGCATGGGGGCACCGCCGCCACTCCCCGGTGTATTAGGCACGTTGAGTGCCAGCCGCAAGTCACCACGGGTGAGCATCGCAAAACCAGGCGAAGGGTGCATGACCAGCTCAAAACCGAGCAGCTTCGCATAAAAGTCAATCGCTACAGCAGTATCTGTGACAATATAACGGACCAGGACTATGATGTCTCCTTTCTAGACCGAACATCCAGGAGCAACAGATTTACAAGCATGCAAATGAGCTGACTGGATCGGTCATCTCCCCACTTCAAGCCATTATTATACCGCCAGTATTGGGTGAAACATCGAGAATAGGCCCAGGGTTATAGCAGCCAGGCTACTTCAATTGCGTGGGTTAACGGGTGCGTGAATCCTGCCAGATGAGCTGCTCGTTCGTCCTCACAGAATAGAAATCGGGGCACTTGCCATCCCCTGTTCCGGTAATCCCACCATCAGGCGCACACAGCACGCTGCCATTGTTATCATAGACCACGCTGAAGATATCACAGCAATGGGCGGGGACGAAGTACACGGGCTGCCCATTGTAATCATAGAGCCAGATGGACAAGGGCGGGTTAGCAACCGGGTCGCTTTGATATTGCTTGATTAACTTATCCACCCAGGCGGGGTTAGCGGTTGAAGTTGGCTGCGAACAGCTCGCTAGCAGAATCATTGCAATAAAAAGTACCAATATATAAGGTCGCATAGATACACCTGAATACATCATCAATGTGTGGCTGAAATCATCATCTCACTCCCCTGACGCATCACCAGGAAATATTGTTCCCCAAAGATGTTCTTTAGGGTGTCCAGAGCACCTGGAAAACGCTATCTTCCACGCTGCTCATTTGATGAGGGGCAAAATCAGGATAGGTTGCAGCGTAGATTGATCCATTCGAAAGGGCAATTAGCAGCGTTTTCCCTTCCACAGGATCCCAAATCAACTCGTCGATCTTACCACCCATGATGGTCCGCCAGTCTTTGCCCGGAACTCGGCTCATTACCCGTCCCTGGAAGTTTTCGATCACCTCCCAGGCTTGATAGCCTTGTTTGGAAATCGCTGGCTTAAAAGATTTATCATATACCGGCGATGCATAATACATCTGCCCATCGACTGAAAACAAGCCTTCGGGATAGGCATCGAAAATCCCGCTTTCTGGCATCCATTCTACTGTCCAGGCTTTGATATCATGAAGCTTGATCGGATCAGCCTGCCCAGACGGAAGAATGAAAACGCCTGCCCCAAGTGAATCCGGGCATCCCACGTCACTTGAGAACAAGATTGCCCCATTCACCGGAGAGCGAGCAATGTAGTGGTAAAAACTGGCCTCCATCAATTGGGAAACTTCCCCGGATATGATATCAACGGTGTGCAGGTTCTCGGAGGAGCACTCACCGGAATCATATGTGATGTAATGGGTGTCGTCCTCCCAGCCCAGGAAATGCGGGTTGCTGCCCTTATTCACAGGCAGGGTGATGATCTCACCATCGCTAGCACGCACAGCCCAAACCCCATCGAGGTAGTTGGCACCGCCAATGGCACCCCCGAAAGGCGGCCGCCAGCTCACACCAAAATGCAGGATATATTGCCCATCCGGTGACCAGACCGGTAATACCGCCTGTGCTGGGCCCGAAGTGAGCTGAGTGATTTTCTTTGTTACGGTATCGTATAAGTATAAATCGGAGGTGGGCCCTTCGATGGCACCAGTGAATGCCAGAAAACGACCATCAGGAGGCTGCCAGGCGATGCTCCCATAGTCGCGGATAGCATATAAGGCGAAAGAGTTAGGGCTGATGGGATCATAAATCCCCTCGGACGCATCTAGCAAGTGGACAATGGTCTCGCTTTCCCCACTGGGGATTTCTACCATAACCAGGTCCAGTCCTCCCTCATTGTTGACCACCATAGCCAGGCGGTCTCCGTTGGGCGAGACCATCGGGTGCAGGTCGAGGTTGCTGGTCATATCGTAATCTAGCAAACGTGTGGCGAAGCTGCCATCTGGATTGGTGATCCATATACCACTGTGGGCAGCGAACATGACATACGGACCGCTGGGGTTCAACCCTTGAGGCGCAGGCGTATCAGTCGGGGTAGGAGACGCGGATGTCTCTGTAGCTGTGGGCAGGATAGGCGTTTCGGTAATGGCAACCTGCGTTGCGGTTAGGGCTGGCTTGGTTGGCAGCACTTGCTCTCGCGTTACAGGCCCTGGGGTAGCGTTCGCGATAGCTGTCGTCGGTTGCATCTTGCAGGCGGAGAGCACAAGCAGGATAAACATCAGCATCGTAATAATTTTACACTTATACATATACATCCTCCCATTGGTGCATCGCCAGGAATCCATGGTATAAGAGCCGCTTCAGCGTGATCATCCCACAGCCATCCGAGCTCCAGCTAGCTGAGCAGCAAATACAGGATATTCGGCCTATCCTTCTATAGTTTTTTCACCAAGTAATAGCGCTGATGGCCCGGTGGAAAATCTTCCAGTGTGCCAAACACCTGGTAGCCATTTTTCTTGTAAAATTCAGGAGCTTGAAAGCTAAATGTGTCGAGGTAAGCGTGGGTAGCACCGCGCTTACGCCCTTCCTCCTCTGCGGCGCGCAGCAGCTGCCAGCCAAAACCTTGTCCTCGCAGTGCTTCCGGGAGCCACATGAGGTTAATAAATAACCAATCCCAGTGGGTCTCGCCAATCACCCCTCCCAGGATCGTTTGGTCAGGCCCAAACAAGGCGAAACATAATGACCTCCCGTGACCGTTTCCAGCTTCTTGGTTGTTATAGTTGGCGAGGCCCCCGCCGATAATTTCCCAGGCGGGCTCTTGAAGGTATTCAATGCGATATTCATCATCCATGTAGACACATCCTATTATCTTGAAGAATTAGCCAGCAAAGAAAATCGGTTGAGGAAAAATTATTTTACGGACTAAGGTTTTTCTGTCATTGATTTTACAGCGGATATACTAAAATGATAATGTAATTCACCATATCACGCGGCATGAAAACCGAGAAGCAGAAACGCGTGCCAAAAATATTTATTGGGCTAAACAGCAAGGGTCAAAATCATCCCGATCGATGATTTTGATAGTTTTTGCCAGAATGGTAAGATAGACTCATTCTGATAGGTAAAAAAATGCCAACATCCAAAAAAAGTTCACGCATTCCTGGTTTTTATAACATGAGCCTGGAGCAACGTCTGGCTGAGCTCGCCCGGAATGGGGATCTCAACAATGAAGACCTCGCCATACTTAGCGGGCAGGCAGGCTTGAAGGTGGAGCAAGCCGACCACATGATCGAAAACGTGGTAGGCATCCACGCGCTGCCATTGGGGATTGCGCTTAATTTCATTGTCAATGGGCGGGAGGTGCTGGTGCCCATGGCGATCGAGGAGCCATCGGTGGTAGCGGGGGCGTCGTTCATGGCGAAATTGGCACGCGCAGGAGGTGGCTTCGCTGCCCAGGCCGACCCACCGGAGATGATCGGCCAGGTGCAGCTGATCTGCCTCACTGACCTGGCAGCTGCCAGAGAGGCCATCCTGGAGCAAAAAGCACACCTGCTGGCAGAGCTTACCGAGCTCGACCCAGTAATCAAGCGCCTGGGGGGTGGGCCGCGCGACCTGGAAGTGAGAACCATCGATAATTCAGCCATCGGGGCGTTCCTGTTAGTGCACCTCATCTACGATGTGCGCGATGCCATGGGCGCCAATGCGGTCAATACGGCAGTAGAGAGCCTGGCGCCACAGCTGGAAAATATCACCGGCGGCAAAGCCCACCTGCGTATCCTGTCCAACCTGGCAGATCACCGTCTGGCACGCGCCAGCTGCACCATCCCACTCAATGAGCTGGCTTTCGATGGCTATCCCGCCGAAGAAGTGCGCGATGGCGTCATTTCGGCCTGGGCTTTTGCCCAGGCAGACCCTTACAGGGCAGCCACGCATAACAAGGGCATCATGAACGGGATCGATCCGGTCGTGATTGCCACAGGCAACGATTGGCGTGCCATTGAAGCGGGGGCGCATGCCTATGCGGCTCGCTTTGGCCGTTATACCTCGCTGTCCACCTGGGGGCAGGACAGGGATGGCAACCTGACCGGCAGCCTGGAAATGCCTTTGGCAGTCGGCATCGTGGGCGGGGCAACCCGGGTGCATCCCGTGGCGCGTGTCGCGCTGAAACTTATGGGTGTAAAAACTGCGACGGAATTAGCTGAGATCATTGCTTCCGTGGGGCTAGCCCAAAACCTGGCTGCCCTGCGCGCACTGTCTACGGAGGGCATCCAGCGCGGGCACATGGGACTGCATGCCCGCCAGGTGGCCATTGCAGCGGGTGCACAGGGTGAGCAGGTCGAACGGCTGGCTGCCCAGATGGTGGCTGAAAAGACCGTCCGCATTGACCGGGCGAGCCAAATCCTGACAGAGTGGAACGAGAAGACATAAACGATCTCGATAGGTCATTTGGTGATGAATAAATATTTACCCTGGGTGTGTTTGGTAATGGCTTTTTGTGGAGGCGTCTTCGCTGGCTGGGTGGATTTCAACAACGACGAACCCCTGGCGACCGTGATGGTGATCCTGGTGGTGACCTTCCTGCTGGGAATGCTCCTGCCCAAAAAAAGCCTGGCTATGGGCAGTGATGGTTGCGGTGTGCGTTCCAGGGGTATACCTGTTCGCCCGCAGCCAGGGTTACCAACCCATCAGCCCGCCCAGCCCGGGATGGTACGCTTCGCTGTTGGCCATTATCCCTGCCCTGATGGGTGCTTACGCAGGTGCCATTGGGCGGGCGATCCTTAACCAGACCCTGGCAAAACATGAGCCTGGTCAGAAATGATATACTTCATTGCTAAAATGTGAATGCCACGCTCCGTGAAGGCACCGCAACACAGAAATACCACCCATGGAGCAGGTGACGAGAAAGAAGCAAACGATATGGACCTGACACAATCAAATTTACGACCCAGACTGTTGAAACCCAACCTCCCGGTGGGGATCATCGGCTATGGAGCCTATGTACCGCGTTACCGGCTACCGGCAAAAGAAGTCGCTCGCATCTGGACGGATGGAGCGGGTGGCCTACCCATCAAGGAGAAAGCGGTGCCCGGGCTGGATGAAGATGTGGCTACCATGTCTATTGAAGCGGCGCGCAACGCCATGTCACGCGCCGGCATTCACCCGGAGGATATCCGAGCAGTGTGGGTGGGATCGGAATCGCACCCTTATGCGGTCAAACCCACCTCGACCCTCGTAGCCGAGGCTATTGGGGCAGTACCCTATGTGCAGGCAGCCGATTGGGAGTTTGCCTGCAAGGCTGGCACGGAAGCCATGGTGGCGGCGATCGGTTTTGTGGGCAGCGGGATGGCCCACTATGCCATGGCGATCGGGATGGACACAGCCCAGGGCCGCCCAGGCGATGCGCTTGAATATACCGCCGGCGCGGGTGGAGCAGCCTATCTGCTCAGCCCGGCCGAAGAAGCCCTGGCAATATTTGAAGGCTCATATTCCTATGTGACCGATACCCCTGACTTTTGGCGTAGGGAATATCAAAGATACCCCGAGCATGGACAGCGTTTCACCGGTGAGCCGGCTTACTTCAAGCATATCGTTGAAGCTGCCCAGGCATTGATGGAAGGCACCAATACCACCGCCAAGGACTACACCTGGGCAGTTTTCCACCAGCCTAATGCCAAATTTCCGCAGCGCGTGGCTGCCCAGCTGGGGTTCACCAAGGAACAGATCACCCCAGGGCTGCTGGTACCGGTGATCGGTAACACCTATGCCGGGGCAGCCTTGATCGGCCTGACGGGTATCCTGGATGTGGCTGAGCCGGGAGACCGTATCCTGATGGTTTCCTTTGGTTCGGGAGCCGGCTCCGATGCGTTTGCCATCCGGGTGACCGAGGCGATTCGCGAGCGGCGCGATCGAGCCCCAAAGACCCAGGACTATATCGCCAGGCGCACCGAGATCGACTACGGTACATACGTGCGCTACCGCGGCAAGCTGGCCATGAAATAACCG
It encodes the following:
- a CDS encoding hydroxymethylglutaryl-CoA synthase, which produces MDLTQSNLRPRLLKPNLPVGIIGYGAYVPRYRLPAKEVARIWTDGAGGLPIKEKAVPGLDEDVATMSIEAARNAMSRAGIHPEDIRAVWVGSESHPYAVKPTSTLVAEAIGAVPYVQAADWEFACKAGTEAMVAAIGFVGSGMAHYAMAIGMDTAQGRPGDALEYTAGAGGAAYLLSPAEEALAIFEGSYSYVTDTPDFWRREYQRYPEHGQRFTGEPAYFKHIVEAAQALMEGTNTTAKDYTWAVFHQPNAKFPQRVAAQLGFTKEQITPGLLVPVIGNTYAGAALIGLTGILDVAEPGDRILMVSFGSGAGSDAFAIRVTEAIRERRDRAPKTQDYIARRTEIDYGTYVRYRGKLAMK
- a CDS encoding glyoxalase; translated protein: MVLVRYIVTDTAVAIDFYAKLLGFELVMHPSPGFAMLTRGDLRLALNVPNTPGSGGGAPMPDGTQQAPGGWNRFSIEVNDLAALVENLREKGVRFRGDIVIGTGGKQVLLEDPSGNPVELFEPILPEARLP
- a CDS encoding hydroxymethylglutaryl-CoA reductase, degradative, which produces MPTSKKSSRIPGFYNMSLEQRLAELARNGDLNNEDLAILSGQAGLKVEQADHMIENVVGIHALPLGIALNFIVNGREVLVPMAIEEPSVVAGASFMAKLARAGGGFAAQADPPEMIGQVQLICLTDLAAAREAILEQKAHLLAELTELDPVIKRLGGGPRDLEVRTIDNSAIGAFLLVHLIYDVRDAMGANAVNTAVESLAPQLENITGGKAHLRILSNLADHRLARASCTIPLNELAFDGYPAEEVRDGVISAWAFAQADPYRAATHNKGIMNGIDPVVIATGNDWRAIEAGAHAYAARFGRYTSLSTWGQDRDGNLTGSLEMPLAVGIVGGATRVHPVARVALKLMGVKTATELAEIIASVGLAQNLAALRALSTEGIQRGHMGLHARQVAIAAGAQGEQVERLAAQMVAEKTVRIDRASQILTEWNEKT
- a CDS encoding GNAT family N-acetyltransferase; the encoded protein is MDDEYRIEYLQEPAWEIIGGGLANYNNQEAGNGHGRSLCFALFGPDQTILGGVIGETHWDWLFINLMWLPEALRGQGFGWQLLRAAEEEGRKRGATHAYLDTFSFQAPEFYKKNGYQVFGTLEDFPPGHQRYYLVKKL